One window of the Sulfitobacter alexandrii genome contains the following:
- a CDS encoding NAD(P)-dependent oxidoreductase, whose protein sequence is MAEQPMLKFVNIERDMPEKRPPDLRRADFQEIYAEYADAKAKEQSSRCSQCGVPYCQSHCPLHNNIPDWLRLTAEGRLQEAYEVSQATNTFPEICGRICPQDRLCEGNCVIEQSGHGTVTIGAVEKYITDTAWEEGWVQPIKPAAEREESVGIIGAGPGGLAAADVLRRAGVQVTIYDRYDRAGGLLTYGIPGFKLEKDVVMRRNDQLAEGGVTFELNCDVGIDISFAEIRAKHDAVIIATGVYKTREIQAPGVGVPGLERAIDFLTASNRKSFGDKVEEFESGRLNAKGKRVVVIGGGDTAMDCVRTSIRQGATSVKCLYRRDRANMPGSQREVANAEEEGVVFEWLSAPKGFVGDPVTGVMVQKMRLGQPDATGRQAPELIEGSDYVEDADLVIMALGFEPEDLPTLWGETELPVNRWGTIKADYVSGQTALDGVYAVGDIVRGASLVVWAIKDGRDCAQAILKRLDAGETAIAAE, encoded by the coding sequence ATGGCAGAGCAGCCGATGCTGAAATTCGTCAATATCGAACGGGACATGCCCGAGAAGCGTCCCCCTGACCTGCGTCGCGCCGACTTTCAGGAAATCTATGCGGAATACGCCGACGCCAAGGCGAAGGAGCAGTCGAGCCGGTGCAGCCAGTGCGGGGTTCCCTACTGCCAGTCTCACTGTCCGCTGCACAACAACATCCCGGACTGGCTGCGCCTGACCGCCGAAGGCCGCCTGCAGGAAGCCTACGAAGTCAGCCAGGCGACCAATACGTTTCCCGAGATCTGCGGCCGTATCTGCCCCCAGGACCGTCTGTGCGAGGGCAACTGCGTGATCGAACAATCGGGTCATGGCACGGTGACGATCGGGGCGGTGGAAAAGTACATCACCGATACCGCTTGGGAAGAAGGCTGGGTGCAACCGATCAAGCCGGCGGCGGAACGCGAGGAAAGCGTCGGCATCATCGGTGCGGGTCCGGGCGGCCTCGCGGCGGCGGACGTCCTGCGGCGCGCCGGGGTGCAGGTCACGATATACGATCGGTACGACCGCGCCGGCGGGTTGCTGACCTACGGGATTCCGGGCTTCAAGCTGGAAAAGGACGTGGTGATGCGGCGCAATGACCAGTTGGCCGAGGGCGGCGTAACCTTCGAGCTGAATTGCGACGTTGGCATCGATATCTCTTTCGCCGAAATACGCGCGAAGCACGATGCGGTCATCATCGCCACCGGTGTCTACAAGACGCGCGAGATACAGGCGCCCGGTGTCGGCGTGCCGGGGCTGGAGCGTGCCATCGACTTCCTCACCGCCAGCAACCGTAAGAGCTTCGGCGACAAGGTCGAGGAATTCGAAAGCGGTCGGCTGAATGCAAAGGGCAAGCGGGTCGTCGTCATCGGCGGCGGCGACACCGCGATGGACTGCGTGCGCACCTCGATCCGTCAGGGGGCGACCTCGGTAAAGTGTCTCTATCGCCGGGATCGCGCCAACATGCCGGGCAGCCAGCGGGAAGTGGCCAATGCCGAGGAAGAAGGCGTGGTCTTTGAATGGCTTTCTGCGCCCAAGGGCTTTGTCGGCGATCCCGTTACCGGCGTCATGGTGCAGAAGATGCGCCTCGGACAGCCGGACGCCACCGGCCGGCAGGCGCCTGAACTGATCGAGGGATCGGATTACGTCGAGGACGCGGATCTGGTGATCATGGCTCTGGGCTTCGAACCCGAGGATCTGCCGACGCTTTGGGGGGAAACGGAACTGCCCGTGAACCGATGGGGCACGATCAAGGCCGACTATGTGTCCGGCCAGACCGCGCTGGACGGGGTCTATGCCGTGGGTGACATCGTTCGCGGCGCAAGCCTTGTCGTCTGGGCGATCAAGGACGGGCGCGACTGCGCCCAGGCGATCCTCAAGCGGTTGGACGCCGGGGAAACCGCAATCGCGGCGGAATAA
- a CDS encoding GFA family protein, translating into MPNDVIEGRCLCGAVHITVTDPAGWIGVCHCGMCRRWSGSVFACFGAAPATVDITGPVAVHQSSNLSERAFCATCGSHLWMRDLQDGADYDLMPGLFEATKDWPLRSEIYCDEAPAAFSLAGDHPKATAEQYRRKHPQAARVAGDA; encoded by the coding sequence ATGCCGAACGATGTGATCGAAGGGCGGTGCCTGTGCGGCGCGGTGCACATCACCGTCACCGACCCGGCAGGATGGATCGGGGTTTGCCACTGTGGCATGTGCCGTCGGTGGAGCGGATCGGTCTTTGCCTGCTTTGGTGCCGCACCCGCCACGGTCGACATTACCGGCCCGGTCGCCGTGCACCAGTCTTCGAACCTGTCGGAGCGTGCGTTCTGCGCGACCTGCGGTTCGCACCTGTGGATGCGCGACCTCCAGGACGGGGCCGACTACGACCTGATGCCGGGGCTGTTCGAAGCCACGAAAGACTGGCCCCTGCGAAGCGAGATCTACTGCGACGAGGCACCGGCCGCCTTCAGCCTTGCAGGCGATCACCCCAAGGCGACGGCGGAACAGTACCGCCGCAAACATCCCCAAGCAGCAAGGGTGGCCGGAGATGCCTGA